The genomic DNA AACCCCCTGAAGAGGTTTTTTTTCCGGGTTTAAGGTCTTTTACGTTTCGTTTCTTCTTCCGTTGTGAGTTTCTGTTCTCGCGGCgagtttttatttatagatcTGAGGGTTTTCAAGCCAACGGAAAGTGTCGGTGATGGAGATTTTCTCACTCGCGAGCTCTTCTGGTAATTTCACTTTATCTTcttatactctctctctctctctctctcttccaagTGTAGTAGTGATCTCGAAGTTTTTAGAGAATTATGAAATCgaaggggaaaaaaaagttagtCTATGGACCTATTTGTTAGGTCAGTCTGATTTTGGTTAGTGAAAAAATGGAAATCAAATCGCGATATGGAATTTGGAAATGTAGTTTGGGGTTTTGAAACTGATtatgtttatagtttctaaatATGGTACACGATCTTTAGCTCTGGACCCATTATGCTAGATTATCCAGGCTAAAAAAGGCAAAGTAGGTTTGATTTTGGACCATGCCCTTGCATCTTTTTCATGAATATATAGGTTTGTAGTGGGGATTCATTGTGTTGCTTAAAGACAGTTCTTGTTTTACTCCCaagtagttgaatttttttacccATCACATGGACTAGCTTTAGGAGATTTCTTGTTTTACCTATCTGTTACTGTTTCTAATGATATGTCTATCTCAGGTTCGCAAAGAGATATCCTAATAATGGCGTTGAAATCGGTGGTTTTTGGATATTGTGTGGTTTCTCTCGTCAGTGTTCAGTTCGCTGCTGCTCTTTATGAAGGACTGACGGTTTCACCAACTTTATCTCCTTCAACTTCACAAGCTACCCCTGATCTTCCCCTACCAACTGACTATCCGCGGTTTCACAGAAAGTATTTCGCACCACAACAAGCAGAAGCACCTCAGTATCCTCCCCCCTATAGTCGTTTGGTCGCCTCTGTTCACCCCCCTACTAGCTCGCATTTCTCCAAACCGTCCGTGAAAAAGAATGCTCAGTCTCCCGGAGCCGGCTTGGTGGATATTTCCCCGGGACAATCTAGTAATAATGCACTTCCTGATGCCTTAACTCAGCCACCTTTGTCCCCCTCCATTTCAAGTATGACGTTATCCAGTCTcgtaattaaataaacattatatacGTTCTTTACTCTTTATCCATTTTAAATTGTCATTTGAATAACATACTAGTTTAAAATTCATTGTGTGTATTTTGTTTATCTTCCAGATTGTTGCAAACCAGATATGGTACTTAAACGAAGAAGTATTGGTTGCCATTGTGTGTATCCTATAAAGCTGGACATCCTTCTCTTGAATGTTTCTGAAACTCCTAGTTGGAACATGTTCATGAACGAATTTGCTACCCAGCTTGGTCTCCTACCTCACCAAATCGAGCTGATCAACTTTTATGTGCTAAGCTTATCAAGGATGAACATATCAATGGATATCACCCCTCATTCTGGAATTAGTTTTTCAGCAAGTGAGGCATCAGCAATAAACGCTTCGCTTATCAGCCACAAAATTCAGTTTAGCCCTACTTTGGTGGGAGATTACAAACTTCTAAACCTTACTTGGTTTGAGGCCCCTGCACTTTCTCAAGGTAAACTACTTTTCTCCAATTGTATCAGGGCAAGAATACAATCGGCACATCAGTTCTGCACATTTGAGTTTACATCTGTGGTCACACTCAAGTATATCATAGCCGAAAGAAAGTAGACTGATAGAGTTTACTTTGTTAACAGTACTACAGTAGCATCTCCCAGTTCGATGCTTTTGCGAGTATCTAACCGTGTTTCCTTACATTTTCATTAATATAAGCCTGAATATGTTTGCAGCACCGTCAGTGGCTTCTTCACCTCATAAAGCACCATCACAAGGATCCTCAGCGTCTACGTCAGTAAGATCTCCAGGGAAAAAGAGGCATCCGAATCTTATACTTATCTTTGCCATAGCCTCTGGTATGCTTATACTTGCTATAATCTCTGTGCTTGTTATTTGCTCCTGCGCACTCCGAGAAGAGAAAGCTCCTGATCCTCACAAAGAAGCTGGTATGTACCTCTTCTCATAACAAGGATTAAACCTTTTATGTTAGGGCGATCTCAGTTCGAAATACATGAGTCATATCAGAAGATACACAGCATGTGAACTGCACATTGGAAAGTTAGCATAGATGTGGGggaaaatatcaatttttctgTTGGGTCTAAAGTTGTGTCGTTATTTCTCAACTCCAAATCTCTCATTTGGCCTTATGTAAAGGCCAATAGACCgtagaaaatcaaacaaaagaatcagGAAGGATAGGGATACATAGATGATGAATGATTCATATCGATGTTACCAGTGTGATTTATGTTACTTTCCTAAATCCTGCCaatttgattcttgtttttagtAAAAACTAAATTGCATCTTCCTTCTTTCAGTAAAACCAAGGAACATGGACGCTGGTTCAGTAGGGGGATCTCTTCCTCACCCAGCAAGTACGCGGTTTCTGTCATATGAAGAACTCAAGGAAGCCACTAGCAACTTTGAATCTGCTAGCATTCTAGGGGAAGGTGGGTTTGGCAAGGTTTACAGAGGCATCTTAGCCGATGGTACTGCTGTAGCAATTAAGAAGCTAACATGTGGAGGGCCACAAGGCGATAAAGAATTTCAGGTGGAGATTGATATGTTAAGCCGTCTTCATCATCGTAATTTGGTGAAACTTGTGGGTTACTATAGCAGTCGAGATTCTTCTCAGCACCTACTTTGTTATGAGCTTGTTCCAAATGGCAGCCTCGAGGCTTGGCTCCATGGTAATATTATACTCTTCGCTTCCCTTGCTACTTACTTTAAGATCTGACATTACCAAAAGAAGTTATTGTATACTACTATACTCACTGTTGCAGAAATTTATCTACAAGAGTGGTTTATTTAAGTTGATTCTTATGTTTCAGGGCCTCTCGGGCTGAACTGTCCTCTTGATTGGGACACCAGAATGAAGATTGCACTTGATGCTGCAAGAGGACTTGCTTACCTGCATGAAGACTCACAACCATCGGTTATACACAGAGATTTCAAAGCCTCTAATATACTCCTTGAGAACAACTTCAACGCCAAAGTCGCAGATTTTGGCCTAGCGAAACAAGCTCCTGAAGGCAAGGGTAATCACTTGTCTACCCGTGTTATGGGCACATTTGGGTGAGTTGCTCATCCCTCTCGAAATTATTCATGTACACCATTAAGTTCTGCCTATTAAATCTAAAATCTGTTTTCAGGTACGTAGCGCCTGAATATGCAATGACGGGACACCTACTCGTCAAGAGTGATGTTTATAGTTACGGTGTGGTTCTTCTTGAGTTGTTAACTGGTAGAAAACCTGTGGATATGTCTCAACCTTCAGGCCAAGAAAACCTCGTCACTTGGGTAAAAACTCCTCCAAATCCTGTCCAGGTTTTTGTATTATCATTGTCCAAGTCTTGAGTGTAAAAATGTGATTGTGGATGCAGACAAGGCCAATTCTAAGGGACAAAGACCGATTAGAAGAACTAGTCGATTCAAGACTGGAAGGAAAATACCCAAAAGAAGATTTCATAAGAGTCTGCACAATCGCAGCGGCTTGTGTTGCACCTGAAGCTAGCCAGAGACCAACGATGGGTGAAGTGGTTCAGTCACTTAAAATGGTTCAACGGGTTGTTGAATATCAGGACCCGGTTTTAAACACTTCAAATAAAGCTCGCCCTAACCGGAGACAATCATCAGCTACGTTCGAGTCAGAAGTAACGTCTTCAATGTTCTCTTCTGGTCCTTATTCTGGTCTAAGCGCTTTTGATCATGAAAATATTACACGAACAACTGTTTTCTCAGAAGATCTTCACGAAGGCCGATGATAGAACCTatggtcttcttttttttctttttttctttttttttttctttttttgtctcccACTTAAGGTGAGAAAATTTCGAGCAGAGAAGCTTTTGAGTTTGGGACATGATCATATAGCTCTTTGGATTTCGGGTTCTCCTTTCTTGGAGGatgaaattttgtaaatatatgtttcttatttggttaattaattaaatgtttaCCACAAATCATCAGATATGAATATCATtgtcaataataatatatataaaaaaactaatctaaatTATAATCTCGAATGGGTGCAATGACACAATGTAAAACTTGGAGCTGGTTGGTGTATCATTTAGTTCGTTACTCTTAGATAAATCTTATGGGTGAATTCAatctaatattcttttttttaattgtcatatgaaatatatatactttctctgtttcacaaagagtgtcattctggattttgttttgtcattctggaatttgttttttgttttacaaagactatcattttatatttctaatgtAACTTTTTACATGGATTTTTCTAATTTATCCTCAACCCAAAactctttttattaaatttaaatgataaattactCCTTAAATAAgagcatatatgtataattctagtttttctttatttgtgtgatatgtgtcaaaatgacattatttgtgaaacagagagatTATTAACAAAAAGGAACGAAGGTGGAATACAAGGTAGGATACGCCGGCAGGACTTTAACCTCCATAAACTAAGCCGACGAGACTTTACCCCTCCAGAAAACACCCTGGCGAGGCTTAAAGCTCTCAGAAACTAAGCCCCAAACTTGGGGAGGCAGATAAGGAAATAAACAGATATAAACAAGATAGTAGATTTTACACAAAGAAACCAATCTTCTTTTTGCCCGAACAAACCAATATCGCAAGAAGTAGAAGGCTAAGGACACCGGAGCTGGCCACTACCTTGAAAGACTACAAACATCTTGCCTCACTTGGTGATTTAGAGTGAGAAAACTTGGGAAATCTTGAGCGGCGTGATGGTAGAACCTCAACCAAGCATTCAAAGACCGTCGGAAACGCCATGGTCGGAAATGTCAACTAAGTGACTTGAACCAGTAagaagaacccaaacctagGCGGATCTCACCCTAGATCTGTTTGGTTGAAGCTGTGTGAGGAAACCCAAAACAATAGGTCGCCGAAACCGAATCACCACCACACCGACTGTGAGGGATTCTCgaagatttgagaggatttgtttagttaaaaatatagaaatcctaataatctcatagttttaggtaggatgtgaaattttttttttccataaatcatatcaacttccctaaaatcattaaaatcactTAGGGGTGTATGataattttgaaggattttatggggattaggaaatttagaattttaatgattttagggaagttgatatgatttatagtaaaattctttcaaataccacctaaaaccatgagatttagatttatgtatttttaattaaataaatccTCTCAGATCTTCTAGAATCCATAAAAAATTATTAGggtgtattcaatctaatattccaaatgatttgagttttcatgagattttaaatgattttaatgatttaaaaagatttattgtaaaattcttccaaatcccatctaaaaccatgagatttggatttcaatatttttaaccaaacaaatcttttataatacctaagttattaaaaatccaaatcaacaaattattttgaataacagtagattttaaagtaattttttaaattatgaaattttgtatatatatgtttcttatttggttaattaattaagtgTTTACCACAATCATCAGATATGAATatctttttcaacaaaaaaaaaaatatctaaattatgatctcgaatgtaaaacttTGAGCTGGTTGATGTATCATTAGTTCgttatatataaatcatatgtAGAGAAGGTATTATTAGACCAGAagatctattatatatatattttttattttatgcataaAATTAGAAACGTTTACTTTTTTTGGTGTCAGAGAAAAACGCTCAGAAACGCTCGTTTTGTGGGATTAAGCACGCGGAATGACATAGAAGGATCCAAAGGGCTGCAACTTTCTCGTGCAAACCCCTCAGTATCTCACCTCCCTTTTCGCGGATGATACTAGGCTAGATGATACCCATTAAGATACAAACATTatcacaaatataaattaattgtcTCCCTTAAGCAAAGTTTCTAAAATCCATCAGTCAagatataactatttttttttggttttaaaaaggaaatataataattaatatgccACACGTATAAGCACTATTCATACACACGCGTGTGGCTTCCCCTTGTATTGTAATTGTAACCCCCCTTCCCAGTTCCACACTCCGTTCGTTCGTCCTTCttaagagagagggagagaaagagagagagagggatagaGTAGCGGAAAGCTCGAGGACGCATCAATGGTGAAGGAAGATAGCGACTCCTCCGAACGAATCGTAGTCAGATTTACCTTTtgaatctcctttttttttcccatacTTACTTTGTTTGGAATTATATCTGATTTAGCTCGTATTCGCATGATCACTCACTCGCGTTTTTTTTTCCCATCTGATTGATTGTTCGTGTATATACCCGCTTGATTTTGTCAAATTAAGATCGGCTTCTCTCACTTTTGTTTACTGTTTGAGTTGATGATGGACCTAATTAGTGTTTGTGTCTTTTCCCTTGTTGATTTCTAAATAGAAGTCACatgtagatgatgatgacgatgatggtgatgatggtgttAGTATCGAGGGTTTGGAGAACAGATTGGGTGAGCTTAAAAGGAAAATTCAAGGAGAGAGAGCTAGGTCTATTAAAGTAAGTGATCTTTCTATATACATGATGTTCTTTCTGATTTTTGCCCAATTTATGAATTCAtttattggttttgattatttttcatGGAAATGTAGGAGAAGTTTGAGGCTAATAGAAAGAAAGTGGATGTCAATGTCATTCCTCTATCGTCCGCTGCGTTGAACCGGGTTACCTCATCAGGGGAGAATGAAAATAGCAATTTGTTTGCTTCGAGGATGGAGACTCCACTCTGCAAGTTGAATGGTTTTTCTCATGGGGTGGGAGATAGAGACTATGTTCCTACTAAGGATATTATCTCTGCAAGTGTTAAGCTTCCGATTGCTGAGAGGATACCCCCATACACTACCTGGATTTTTTTGGACAGGCATGCACTTTTCTTTTCCATTCTCGTCTATAGCTATCATCACATTGTTTTGAGTACAAttgtggttgtttgtttttctgaGTATAGAAGTTTCACAATGATCTCCTCATTGGATTGACAATTTCATTTTCAGCTGAAAATATTCAGTTTCCGTATTATGtgaatttctttttcttgtctgaaaaatataagataataatgCAGAAATCAAAGAATGGCTGAAGATCAGTCTGTGGTTGGTCGACGACAAATCTACTATGAGCACCATGGTGGTGAGACACTAATATGCAGCGATAGTGAGGAAGAACCAGAACCTGAGGAGGAAAAACGCGAATATTCCGAGGGTGAAGACTCCGTTATATGGTTAGTTTTGCAGAGATTCACTACTGTCACATTCTTTACTGGGGGCAAATTGTGATACTAGTATACTTATCTTAATATTTGAGGAATGAAGTACCTGGGTGgaatttattaatcaataaaaagcATTTGTTGATGCTAAAGAAAGATGAAATCTGTCGTAGTTATATGAAATTTCATTCTTTTTAGCAGTAAGTTTGAAATTGATCtcactatatataaatttcttaattccTTGAGTTCAATTGGCAGGTCGATTGGGCAGGAGTATGGCATGGGTGAGAAAGTGCAGGATGCTCTTTGCCAGTTCCTTAGCGTAGATGCTTCAGACATTCTGGTGTAGTTTTAGtcatcttgttcttgttgtttatctgatgttgtttttctggtctttttattcttcttcactAATGGTGTTTGGCTTTCCTGTCTGCTGCAGGAAAGATACAATGAGCTCAAGCTGAAGAATGTGGAGAATGTTGAGGGCTTTTCCAATTCCGGATTCAAGCTGGGAATATCTCTAGAAAAGGGCCTTGGTGCTGCTCTAGATTCTTTTGATAATCTTTTCTGCCGCCGTTGCTTGGTACttggaatttttcttttgtgacaGAGAGATCATGCGTTACGAATTTGTTGTTAATCATGTTTATCCTTCTTTTGTTATTCTAACAGGTGTTTGACTGTCGTCTGCATGGATGTTCACAGCCTCTGATTACTGCTGTAAGCGTCAATCAGTCTTTACTCTTTACTTTGATtagatttgctaatttttcAACATAACAGAGGACTATGGTTGACAGAGTGAAAAACAGCCTTATTGGTCTGATTATGAAGGTGATAGGATCCCCTGCAGCAAAAATTGTTACATCCAGGTCTATCTCTCTATGTCTCTTTAAACACTCACAGAGAGGAGTATATTTGTAGTTAAGGAAAAACAGTTTTCATTTTAGTGTGTTTTCTTAATAAACTATATTTGAGCAGTGAGATCAGAATTGATGTCATTAGTATTCTGCTCTAGGTTTGAGGTTTAGCATGTAAATGTTTGCTAGAGGAGTAATCTTTCATCATAGTTGTACGAGTGCATAGTCTTATTTATGTAtgagtttctttttgttcagGAGTTTGGATAATCATCATTTTTATGTTAATGGTTTTATCTGCAGGCGGTCAGAGAAGTACCAGGAGCAAGCAGTAATTTTGCATCTAGAACAGAAGAGAAAGCTTCAGAAAAGGAAGGCAGCAAGGCTGTCTCTTCTGATGACCTTCATGATGCTACTGGTGGTGTCAATATGCAAGTTGAAAAGACAGATGTTGATTCCATGAATTTAGATTCATCCTCCGGTGTAGACCATGGCCATGGAATTAGGGGAAAGCGCGAGCTCCCGAATCTCGAAGACTCCAATGATCTGTCTAGTTCATCTAACAAGAAACAGAAGATCGCAGCCTCGGATACAAATATATCATATGTCAATCCTATCCCTAGCTTAGATCAGGCATTAGATAGCACAAAGGGTGATCAAGGTGGAACACTTGATACCAATAAAGTAGATAGAGACTCAGGAACTGATGCAAAAGTAACTGAGCGTATTCCAGACAATTTGGTCCATGATGGTGGTTCCTCGGTTTGTCAGCCAGACCATGTTAGTGGAAATGGAGCAATAATCATTGGAGAAAAGTCTGAGACAAGTCAACCATCTACGGAATGGAAGCCTATTGAGAAGGATCTTTACTTGAAGGGAGTTGAAATCTTTGGGAGAAACAGGTAAACTGgatcttaataaaatattatcttcacACATTGAACATGTATTTACATCTAGTATGTTTGTTCATGCTGTTTCAGCTGTCTTATTGCAAGAAACCTGCTTTCTGGCTTGAAGACATGCCTAGATGTGTCCAGTTACATGCGAGAAAACGAAGTTTCATGTTTTCGAAGATCTGGCACCCCAAATTTGCTGTTGGATGATGGTAGGACTGACCCAGGGAATGATGTAAGCTCTTGATCTTCCTAGGTTCCTTTTTTCGTTTCAGTTTTTCTGTAGTCTCTATCACTTTGGGCATTGGTGTATAGAAAGTTAGTTTGCTAGACTGATAGGGTTAGAGATCTAATCCAGCAGAATAATTTTTGATCTGGAACAGCCAATCATTTTACTTAATTTCCCTGAAACTGCATTGGGCAAGAGAAAAGGATAGTTGCCTATTAGTTGGCTTAAACAAGTGTTTatcttatttgatattttttttcgaTATTCTCATGCCATGTCTGTCTGAC from Camelina sativa cultivar DH55 chromosome 2, Cs, whole genome shotgun sequence includes the following:
- the LOC104713574 gene encoding proline-rich receptor-like protein kinase PERK15; this encodes MEIFSLASSSGSQRDILIMALKSVVFGYCVVSLVSVQFAAALYEGLTVSPTLSPSTSQATPDLPLPTDYPRFHRKYFAPQQAEAPQYPPPYSRLVASVHPPTSSHFSKPSVKKNAQSPGAGLVDISPGQSSNNALPDALTQPPLSPSISNCCKPDMVLKRRSIGCHCVYPIKLDILLLNVSETPSWNMFMNEFATQLGLLPHQIELINFYVLSLSRMNISMDITPHSGISFSASEASAINASLISHKIQFSPTLVGDYKLLNLTWFEAPALSQAPSVASSPHKAPSQGSSASTSVRSPGKKRHPNLILIFAIASGMLILAIISVLVICSCALREEKAPDPHKEAVKPRNMDAGSVGGSLPHPASTRFLSYEELKEATSNFESASILGEGGFGKVYRGILADGTAVAIKKLTCGGPQGDKEFQVEIDMLSRLHHRNLVKLVGYYSSRDSSQHLLCYELVPNGSLEAWLHGPLGLNCPLDWDTRMKIALDAARGLAYLHEDSQPSVIHRDFKASNILLENNFNAKVADFGLAKQAPEGKGNHLSTRVMGTFGYVAPEYAMTGHLLVKSDVYSYGVVLLELLTGRKPVDMSQPSGQENLVTWTRPILRDKDRLEELVDSRLEGKYPKEDFIRVCTIAAACVAPEASQRPTMGEVVQSLKMVQRVVEYQDPVLNTSNKARPNRRQSSATFESEVTSSMFSSGPYSGLSAFDHENITRTTVFSEDLHEGR
- the LOC104713584 gene encoding histone-lysine N-methyltransferase EZA1-like isoform X1, translated to MVKEDSDSSERIVKSHVDDDDDDGDDGVSIEGLENRLGELKRKIQGERARSIKEKFEANRKKVDVNVIPLSSAALNRVTSSGENENSNLFASRMETPLCKLNGFSHGVGDRDYVPTKDIISASVKLPIAERIPPYTTWIFLDRNQRMAEDQSVVGRRQIYYEHHGGETLICSDSEEEPEPEEEKREYSEGEDSVIWSIGQEYGMGEKVQDALCQFLSVDASDILERYNELKLKNVENVEGFSNSGFKLGISLEKGLGAALDSFDNLFCRRCLVFDCRLHGCSQPLITASEKQPYWSDYEGDRIPCSKNCYIQAVREVPGASSNFASRTEEKASEKEGSKAVSSDDLHDATGGVNMQVEKTDVDSMNLDSSSGVDHGHGIRGKRELPNLEDSNDLSSSSNKKQKIAASDTNISYVNPIPSLDQALDSTKGDQGGTLDTNKVDRDSGTDAKVTERIPDNLVHDGGSSVCQPDHVSGNGAIIIGEKSETSQPSTEWKPIEKDLYLKGVEIFGRNSCLIARNLLSGLKTCLDVSSYMRENEVSCFRRSGTPNLLLDDGRTDPGNDDDEVPPRTRLFRRKGKTRKLKYSTKSAGHPSVWKRIAGGKNQSCKQYTPCGCVSMCGKDCPCLTNETCCEKYCGCSKSCKNRFRGCHCAKSQCRSRQCPCFAAGRECDPDVCRNCWVSCGDGTLGEAPRRGEGQCGNMRLLLRQQQRILLGKSDVAGWGAFLKNSVSKNEYLGEYTGELISHREADKRGKIYDRANSSFLFDLNDQYVLDAQRKGDKLKFANHSAKPNCYAKVMFVAGDHRVGIFANERIEASEELFYDYRYGPDQAPAWARKPEGSKKDDSAITHRRARKHQSH
- the LOC104713584 gene encoding histone-lysine N-methyltransferase EZA1-like isoform X2: MVKEDSDSSERIKSHVDDDDDDGDDGVSIEGLENRLGELKRKIQGERARSIKEKFEANRKKVDVNVIPLSSAALNRVTSSGENENSNLFASRMETPLCKLNGFSHGVGDRDYVPTKDIISASVKLPIAERIPPYTTWIFLDRNQRMAEDQSVVGRRQIYYEHHGGETLICSDSEEEPEPEEEKREYSEGEDSVIWSIGQEYGMGEKVQDALCQFLSVDASDILERYNELKLKNVENVEGFSNSGFKLGISLEKGLGAALDSFDNLFCRRCLVFDCRLHGCSQPLITASEKQPYWSDYEGDRIPCSKNCYIQAVREVPGASSNFASRTEEKASEKEGSKAVSSDDLHDATGGVNMQVEKTDVDSMNLDSSSGVDHGHGIRGKRELPNLEDSNDLSSSSNKKQKIAASDTNISYVNPIPSLDQALDSTKGDQGGTLDTNKVDRDSGTDAKVTERIPDNLVHDGGSSVCQPDHVSGNGAIIIGEKSETSQPSTEWKPIEKDLYLKGVEIFGRNSCLIARNLLSGLKTCLDVSSYMRENEVSCFRRSGTPNLLLDDGRTDPGNDDDEVPPRTRLFRRKGKTRKLKYSTKSAGHPSVWKRIAGGKNQSCKQYTPCGCVSMCGKDCPCLTNETCCEKYCGCSKSCKNRFRGCHCAKSQCRSRQCPCFAAGRECDPDVCRNCWVSCGDGTLGEAPRRGEGQCGNMRLLLRQQQRILLGKSDVAGWGAFLKNSVSKNEYLGEYTGELISHREADKRGKIYDRANSSFLFDLNDQYVLDAQRKGDKLKFANHSAKPNCYAKVMFVAGDHRVGIFANERIEASEELFYDYRYGPDQAPAWARKPEGSKKDDSAITHRRARKHQSH
- the LOC104713584 gene encoding histone-lysine N-methyltransferase EZA1-like isoform X3; protein product: MVKEDSDSSERIVSHVDDDDDDGDDGVSIEGLENRLGELKRKIQGERARSIKEKFEANRKKVDVNVIPLSSAALNRVTSSGENENSNLFASRMETPLCKLNGFSHGVGDRDYVPTKDIISASVKLPIAERIPPYTTWIFLDRNQRMAEDQSVVGRRQIYYEHHGGETLICSDSEEEPEPEEEKREYSEGEDSVIWSIGQEYGMGEKVQDALCQFLSVDASDILERYNELKLKNVENVEGFSNSGFKLGISLEKGLGAALDSFDNLFCRRCLVFDCRLHGCSQPLITASEKQPYWSDYEGDRIPCSKNCYIQAVREVPGASSNFASRTEEKASEKEGSKAVSSDDLHDATGGVNMQVEKTDVDSMNLDSSSGVDHGHGIRGKRELPNLEDSNDLSSSSNKKQKIAASDTNISYVNPIPSLDQALDSTKGDQGGTLDTNKVDRDSGTDAKVTERIPDNLVHDGGSSVCQPDHVSGNGAIIIGEKSETSQPSTEWKPIEKDLYLKGVEIFGRNSCLIARNLLSGLKTCLDVSSYMRENEVSCFRRSGTPNLLLDDGRTDPGNDDDEVPPRTRLFRRKGKTRKLKYSTKSAGHPSVWKRIAGGKNQSCKQYTPCGCVSMCGKDCPCLTNETCCEKYCGCSKSCKNRFRGCHCAKSQCRSRQCPCFAAGRECDPDVCRNCWVSCGDGTLGEAPRRGEGQCGNMRLLLRQQQRILLGKSDVAGWGAFLKNSVSKNEYLGEYTGELISHREADKRGKIYDRANSSFLFDLNDQYVLDAQRKGDKLKFANHSAKPNCYAKVMFVAGDHRVGIFANERIEASEELFYDYRYGPDQAPAWARKPEGSKKDDSAITHRRARKHQSH